Below is a genomic region from Melitaea cinxia chromosome 20, ilMelCinx1.1, whole genome shotgun sequence.
CATGTAGCCAGATGTAAGGCAATGCTTGAGAAGGTCAGCATATTCTATCGGCATGTCATTTTCCTTCAGCTTTCTTGACACAATACTAATGCAATCTTCAACCGGTAAGCATGTAAAGAGTGATTGCACATCAAAACTAACCATAGTTTCATTGTCACTGAGATGTAGATGTTTGATCTCATTAACAAAGTGGTACGAATCCACTTTGTTAATGAGAATGGATTCGTACCACTTTGTTAATGAGATCAAACATCTACATCTCAGTGACAATGAAACTATGGTTAGTTTTGATGTGCAATCACTCTTTACATGCTTACCGGTTGAAGATTGCATTAGTATTGTGTCAAGAAAGCTGAAGGAAAATGACATGCCGATAGAATATGCTGACCTTCTCAAGCATTGCCTTACATCTGGCTACATGTTGTGGAATAATCAGTTCTACAAGCAAGTAGATGGCGTAGCGATGGGCTCACCAGTATCCCCCGTTGTTGCCGACATATTTATGGAGGACTTCGAGGAGACTGCTCTGCGTACCTCGCCCATAACACCCAGGTTCTACAAACGGTATGTAGATGATACTTTCACAATATTACCATCCGATAAAGTATCCATATTCTTACACCATCTTAACTCCATAAGTTCCAAAATCAAATTCACAATGGAGTTGGAGGCAAATAAATCTTTAGCTTTCTTAGATGTATTAGTCATCCGTAATCCCAACAATACCTTAAGCCATACAGTGTATAGAAAGCATACCCATACGGATAGGTACTTAAACGGTGAATCACACCATCATCCAACACAGTTAGCTACCGTgggtaaatctttgtttcagagagcacaagggatctgcgatgagcgacacctggagaccgaacttcaacatgtcaagcaagtactgcgagacaacaagcttcgggtaccgcgtcctcatcactgtgaacgtgtgaaaccagccaccgtcgaacgagtacctgctgtgctaccttttatgaaaggggtcactgacaagattggcttcatcttaaagcgagcttctataaaaacttttttcaagccgccaaaaacgataagtcaatttttaccatctgtcaagtgtcatatacccttacaagatgcaggagtatacaagcttgattgtgactgtggtctctcttatataggacaaacaaaacgatcaatcaaaactcgcgttaaagaacatatagctgacttgaaacatcgtcgctatactaagtctgcaatctgtgaacacagtctagacacagctagccattatattagattcgataaaccacagatcctcgcaaaagaacaccgattccaaccaaggatgatccgtgaggctattgaaattaaaaaacatccaaatttcaatagagaagatggctggcaattaccacctgcttgggaccccattattaatataattaaatcaaaaaccaagcatgatttaccacagattaaagactcaattagcacattctgcgtagataggactaaataaatattgatgtatgtcgggtagtttcgaataactttgtaacgttaggacgtctgacacctcagtcctcccgtgaccatggttgctgtaaagtatccgaaacgtcgggaatcaaaagttaacaataaaccgcgataaaatccgaaaaaagtgttttattaaatgagttcaattcgcgtaaatattagaaaacaatatttaatgatCCTGcagagtttttttatttattatttattaatgctcATTCCGTCGATACGGTAAACTCTCCCCTCGAATTAAAGAACGTATTTAAATAAGGGTTTCGAATCTACAATATTCGGATAATGgcttattttagattttaaaaatgtagaataATGTTAGTAATGATGACGTATGTAATAttagttttcaatatttatgtgtgcgtttagaaatttattttgtgtaaacaGCTTCCTTCCATATACTAATGATGCATTTCATATCATCAGATATCATATAGGTGTTTTGGTTATTCAATATGAATATATGAATTATGAATGAACCGTACAATGAACGAAtgaatgactagcccgttggcgcagtttgtagtgactctgctttctgctccgggggttgtgggttcgattctcaccccgagtctgggtgctatatatatataacgatatgtatatatatatatattatttataagtatgtttataaaaaaatgtagctataccagtcggctttaaaaataacacaagcattaagttgcttactttaagaacagacgaacgtgtgtgtattgtgtagatatttatttatagatttattatagattttatttatttataggctagtcaaaatataatGAGTTGTCTTCCGTCCAAACATTCATTAATTCCTCTCCTAATGGTTTCCAGCTGTGATAAATGACTGAGTACAGACGTTTTCGCCAATGTCATGTTAGATGGAGAAGACATAAAGCCGATTGTACTGTAAGCTTTAagctaaataaatacatttttctaagcgaacaaaatttgaaataaaataatacttataagtttgttttttataagtaaacgTCTGAATTATATCATCGGTTTCCACGAGCACTTACTCCTGTATCGGGTTTCAGAAACGCACACAAAACATAAGCACAAGCGCCCAGACTATGAAAAATACCTGTATGgcttatacaaatgtttgtcatgagtggTAATCAAATCTGCGACAGCTTAGAATACTTAAAAGAATCAAATATTTACGGAATTTATTATTACGGAATTATAATGGTTCTTTGTCATTTATAAAGATGTAGTCGGTTAAGAATGAAGGGGCGTAATAGTCACAGAAAATTACTGCAgcgcattataaaaaaaaaaataataaaaaatgaccgTGCCCTAGAGTTCTTTCGTATAGTGGATTTCTTTTAACCCTCAAATAGCATTTGTTTTCTATTAAGAATACTGAATGTGAAGCGTTTGTTAGTAATtcttatctaaaaaaataaacttagtcCAAGCAATATAGTCATATATAAGCAATCAAAATACATAACTTTACTGAATTATTAAGTTTGTCCTATTATGAACTCTAATTGTATCATAATATTTGATGCTAACCGACCTTCATTGACTATTCAAATTAGATACGATTTAATATTCTCataatgaatacattatactgatttcaatttttcaattttgatgtttattttcCGTGTCACCATGTAATTTGTAATGTTATACTGAATGCCTAGAAACTTTTTTAAGTAACTGGAATTATTTAGTGAActaaattaacaaaactaaCCCGTAGACGTCCAGCTGTTGGGgaaataccaaaatattattgtatcaGTTATGGAGCTTAATCTGCAGTACTGATTGAcaacgggttggcggataactTCCACTCATATGAAAAATGATTGCTACCAGGTGCCAATGTCAACAACCGGATCTATTTTACGTGCACTAAACGTTAACATACCAAAAACGTACAACCATACcatacaaaatttgtaaaagtacAAATATTTGCTCCGAACGAGACTCGAGCCCACGAGCGACATCGTCAATGTACCTAAATAAGAACGTTTTTCAGTATTGAATCATTTATAACTCGATATCTAATGAAGATGACAATATTAATTTGgtcttttttttggaatagtagtgctaaaaaatgttataataagaTAACtactcgccttattgcctccactggtgacgagagggctggtgcattttttgctcagagaatcggcatagcgattcaacggggaaatgctgctaGCATTATTGGCACAATTCCATGCGGACATGTTTTGTACCAAAACT
It encodes:
- the LOC123663442 gene encoding uncharacterized protein LOC123663442, with protein sequence MVSFDVQSLFTCLPVEDCISIVSRKLKENDMPIEYADLLKHCLTSGYMLWNNQFYKQVDGVAMGSPVSPVVADIFMEDFEETALRTSPITPRFYKRKHTHTDRYLNGESHHHPTQLATVGKSLFQRAQGICDERHLETELQHVKQVLRDNKLRVPRPHHCERVKPATVERVPAVLPFMKGVTDKIGFILKRASIKTFFKPPKTISQFLPSVKCHIPLQDAGVYK